In one Pseudomonas sp. Bout1 genomic region, the following are encoded:
- a CDS encoding helix-turn-helix domain-containing protein has translation MSNSTFNCGLDAALAVIGGKWKPLVLYHLARGVHRYGELRRAVGGVTDKVLIQQLKELERDEIIDRIDFKEIPPKVEYSLTPFGHSLARALGPLCQWGTDHIVAVERISERRAATLAQP, from the coding sequence ATGTCCAACAGCACCTTTAATTGCGGGCTCGACGCCGCCCTGGCAGTGATTGGCGGTAAATGGAAACCGTTGGTCTTGTATCACCTGGCCCGCGGGGTTCACCGTTATGGCGAGTTGCGACGTGCAGTGGGCGGCGTGACAGACAAGGTGCTGATCCAGCAATTGAAAGAGCTGGAGCGCGATGAAATCATCGACCGCATCGACTTCAAGGAGATCCCGCCAAAGGTCGAATACTCCCTGACGCCTTTCGGACATTCACTGGCCAGGGCCTTGGGTCCACTTTGCCAATGGGGAACCGACCATATAGTGGCGGTTGAACGCATCAGTGAGCGCCGAGCAGCCACCCTCGCCCAGCCTTGA